A genomic segment from Neodiprion lecontei isolate iyNeoLeco1 chromosome 1, iyNeoLeco1.1, whole genome shotgun sequence encodes:
- the LOC107219444 gene encoding pseudouridylate synthase 7 homolog produces MQRSGDGKQAGTGSSDGRGQTGHRGHTDRYFHGGGRSFSRGGYYGGGGDGWGHRGGGGYRGYRGRSRGYRGGNQNRRGYKRNQGNLDIDGKRLKMEVGNRLKEVDIGVTEFVGNHNGFSGVVKERYGDFHVHEITLNGEIAKLTNQTIPPEPDQLENMEDLKKEIPPEVWKQLETLIEADSVVLSVEINVTTMNKDERRAIHAIAKKIPNTISQTMEKGETKFIVVAKANKQKQSGRMFRRDQRVDWARRGGNYCQFLLHKVNIDTMDALNQMGMYLRLKSNMFNYAGTKDRRARTTQWVSLKKINPLDILAAAKSVRGAYVGNFKFCDEPLKLGMLSGNRFSIALRSVTGSDEEIDKAMTSLRDNGFINYYGLQRFGTVAAIPTHEIGKALLQGKWHEAIELILKPRAGELQRDLVEAREIYQKSKDAHAAFKRISRPDKIEAKLLWGLHVCGDKNPQGALDWIPRNTSLMYIHAYQSFIWNLMVSRRIKELGPKPVVGDLVYENRNFNEETDRLDFSHHHNEDESENDKKQNPATDKNRANKSDLTEVGKPEEAAENKEGHKVEDTQIEGKDAMKIEIDEVNMELAPAIDNENNEDAAKDTDNGQERERKREAVENKEENKVEDPEIEAKDSTKIEVDEVNMEIVPAVDNENNLGVAKDTEKVEEVKNDLNQDKNTAEVDKEDLRSLPAVKILTEEDLSDYTLADIVMPQPGWRVTYPTYAKPWFDEILAKDGLTTDLRQKNRKYTLGGAYRKMLEIPSDISWRIMRYQERYDDLILCDIDEMRGLPAPKENPEGRYKALIVEMSLRPSTYATMALREILKCDTSSQTQAAQSAANKAEEDEREKKESTNEDEQKSPDVEVKEDKEAIDEDNGTKMEVVMDTEPKEEKMDVADDKENDDDKDTKTLTMETDCIENTVNIDVDTVITKP; encoded by the exons GCTACCGAGGCGGCAACCAAAACAGAAGAGGGTACAAAAGAAACCAGGGAAATCTCGACATCGATGGCAAAAGACTGAAAATGGAGGTAGGAAATCGATTGAAAGAAGTGGACATTGGCGTCACTGAATTCGTCGGAAATCATAACGGATTCTCAGGTGTTGTAAAGGAGAGATACGGAGACTTCCATGTACACGAAATAACTTTGAACGGTGAAATAGCCAAACTCACAAACCAGACCATACCTCCAGAACCAGATCAACTGGAGAATATGGAAGATCTGAAAAAGGAAATTCCTCCAGAAGTTTGGAAACAATTGGAAACACTGATAGAAGCTGACAGTGTGGTTTTGTCTGTGGAAATCAACGTCACTACTATGAACAAAGACGAGCGCCGTGCTATTCATGCAATTGCAAAGAAAATACCAAATACCATTAGCCAAACCATGGAAAAAGGGGaaacaaaattcatcgttgtCGCCAAGGCTAACAAGCAGAAACAAAGTG GGCGCATGTTCCGCCGAGATCAACGCGTGGATTGGGCTCGCCGTGGTGgaaattattgtcaatttCTTCTCCACAAAGTGAACATTGACACAATGGACGCGTTAAACCAAATGGGAATGTATTTAAGACTGAAATCCAACATGTTTAACTATGCCGGAACAAAGGATCGTAGAGCCCGAACGACCCAATGGgttagtttgaaaaaaataaatccacTCGACATTTTGGCAGCAGCGAAATCAGTCCGAGGTGCTTACGTTGGTAACTTCAAATTTTGTGACGAGCCCCTCAAACTCGGAATGTTGAGTGGAAACCGGTTCAGCATTGCATTGAGAAGTGTTACTGGATCTGATGAGGAAATTGACAAAGCTATGACTTCGTTGCGTGACAATGGGTTCATTAATTATTACGGTCTTCAGAGGTTCGGAACAGTAGCTGCAATTCCAACACATGAAATTGGAAAAGCGTTATTGCAAGGCAAATGGCATGAAGCAATTGAACTCATATTAAAACCGCGAGCTGGTGAACTGCAAAGGGATCTTGTCGAAGCTAGAGAGATATATCAAAAATCTAAGGATGCTCATGCAGCATTCAAACGAATTAGCAGGCCTGATAAAATAGAAGCCAAACTCTTGTGGGGTCTTCACGTCTGTGGCGACAAAAATCCTCAAGGAGCGTTAGACTGGATTCCCAGGAACACAAGTTTAATGTACATTCATGCCTATCAGAGTTTTATCTGGAACCTAATGGTGTCTAGGAGGATAAAAGAGTTGGGACCAAAACCTGTGGTTGGGGATTTGGTGTACGAAAATCGTAACTTTAATGAAGAGACTGATAGATTAGACTTTAGTCATCACCATAACGAAGACGAGAGTGAAAATGATAAGAAGCAAAATCCTGCCACGGACAAAAATAGAGCTAATAAAAGCGATTTGACCGAAGTAGGCAAACCAGAAGAAGCAGCCgaaaataaagagggacatAAGGTTGAGGATACTCAAATTGAGGGAAAAGatgcaatgaaaattgaaatagatGAAGTAAATATGGAATTAGCTCCAGCTATTGATAATGAGAATAACGAGGATGCTGCAAAAGATACAGACAATGGGcaggaaagagagaggaagagggaaGCAGTCGAAaataaagaggaaaataaagtCGAGGATCCAGAAATTGAGGCAAAGGATTCAACGAAAATTGAAGTAGATGAAGTAAATATGGAAATTGTTCCAGCTGTTGACAATGAGAATAACTTGGGTGTTGCAAAAGACACAGAGAAGGTGGAGGAAGTCAAGAATGACTTGAACCAAGATAAAAACACAGCTGAAGTAGACAAAGAAGATCTGCGTAGTCTCCCAGCTGTTAAAATTTTGACTGAGGAAGATTTATCTGATTACACACTGGCTGATATTGTTATGCCTCAACCTGGATGGAGAGTGACTTACCCAACATATGCCAAACCATGGTTCGATGAAATCCTTGCTAAGGATGGTTTAACTACAGATCTCAGACAAAAAAACAG aaaatatacATTGGGTGGGGCATACAGAAAGATGTTGGAAATTCCATCTGATATCTCTTGGCGAATCATGCGGTACCAAGAAAGATACGACGATCTGATTCTGTGCGATATTGATGAAATGCGAGGCCTACCAGCACCAAAGGAAAACCCAG AGGGCAGGTACAAGGCATTAATCGTTGAGATGTCTCTCAGGCCGAGCACGTACGCGACGATGGCATTGCGTGAGATTTTGAAATGCGATACATCGTCGCAAACGCAGGCCGCCCAATCTGCCGCAAACAAAGCAGAGGAAgacgaaagagagaaaaaagaatcaacCAACGAAGATGAACAGAAATCTCCCGACGTTGAAGTGAAAGAAGACAAGGAAGCCATTGACGAGGATAACGGAACGAAAATGGAAGTGGTGATGGACACTGAaccgaaagaagaaaagatggACGTTGCTGACGACAAGGAAAACGATGATGATAAAGATACAAAGACATTGACCATGGAAACCGATTGCATTGAAAATACGGTCAACATTGATGTCGATACTGTTATAACTAAGCCATAA